The proteins below are encoded in one region of Winogradskyella helgolandensis:
- a CDS encoding aminotransferase class I/II-fold pyridoxal phosphate-dependent enzyme: protein MTFKPANNIQDLQYFGEFGGVNPSISDSSTYTFLSAKTMFDTFEGNADGCYLYSRHSSPSNLYLGEALAAMEGTETATVTASGMGAITPVILQLCDAGDHVVSSRTIYGGTYAFLKNFTPRLGINTTFVDITKLETVEAAITPKTKVLYCESVSNPLLEVADIKGLAELAKKHNLKLVVDNTFSPLSISPINLGADIVVHSLTKFINGSSDTVGGVVCGTQELIDDLRNVNSGAAMLLGSTMDSLRSASVLKNLRTLHIRMMQHSYNATYLAERFEKDGLKTVYPGLASHPSHNLFKSMMNEKYGFGGMMTIDVGTLEKANALMELMQERNLGYLAVSLGFYKTLFSAPGSSTSSEIPDEEQEAMGLSDGLIRFSIGLDADIERTYKTMKACMEELNIP, encoded by the coding sequence ATGACTTTTAAACCTGCAAACAATATACAAGACCTACAATACTTTGGAGAATTTGGTGGTGTCAACCCATCCATTTCAGATTCATCAACCTATACCTTTTTATCGGCAAAAACCATGTTCGACACCTTTGAAGGGAATGCAGATGGTTGTTATTTATACTCACGTCATTCCTCACCGTCTAACTTATACTTAGGCGAAGCCTTAGCGGCTATGGAAGGTACAGAAACAGCAACAGTAACCGCCTCTGGAATGGGAGCCATTACACCTGTCATTTTGCAACTTTGTGATGCTGGAGACCATGTCGTAAGCAGCAGAACCATTTACGGAGGAACCTATGCCTTCTTAAAGAACTTTACACCGCGTTTGGGTATCAACACCACGTTTGTTGACATCACGAAGTTAGAAACTGTTGAAGCCGCTATTACCCCAAAAACAAAAGTGCTGTATTGCGAGTCTGTTAGTAACCCATTATTAGAAGTGGCAGACATCAAGGGTTTGGCTGAATTAGCAAAAAAACACAACCTTAAATTAGTGGTGGACAATACCTTTTCTCCATTATCCATTTCACCAATTAATTTGGGTGCCGATATTGTTGTACACAGTTTAACCAAATTCATCAATGGCTCGTCAGATACCGTTGGCGGAGTGGTTTGTGGTACGCAAGAACTCATAGACGATTTACGAAACGTCAACAGTGGTGCTGCCATGCTATTAGGATCGACGATGGATAGTCTGCGTTCGGCTTCGGTTTTAAAAAATCTAAGAACCTTGCATATTAGAATGATGCAACACAGTTATAATGCGACCTATTTAGCTGAACGATTTGAAAAGGACGGTTTAAAAACGGTATATCCAGGTTTAGCCTCTCACCCATCGCATAACTTATTCAAATCCATGATGAATGAAAAATATGGTTTTGGTGGTATGATGACCATTGATGTAGGCACATTAGAGAAGGCCAATGCCTTAATGGAACTCATGCAAGAACGTAACCTAGGCTATTTAGCCGTGAGTTTAGGCTTCTACAAAACCTTATTCAGCGCACCAGGAAGTTCTACCTCTTCCGAAATCCCTGATGAGGAACAAGAAGCCATGGGCTTAAGCGATGGTTTAATTCGATTTTCAATTGGTTTAGATGCCGATATTGAACGCACTTATAAAACCATGAAAGCCTGCATGGAAGAATTAAATATTCCCTAA
- a CDS encoding Lrp/AsnC family transcriptional regulator: MIFDTTDRKLLSLLQADSKQTNKALSLQLDLSVTAVYERIRKLEKSGIVKQYVALVDKSKVQKDFVAFCHVKLVQHSQEYVVMFEREVNQLNEVLECYHLSGDYDYLLKVLVKDMKAFREFMVEKLTKINHIGSTHSMFMINEVKHTTAISL, translated from the coding sequence ATGATTTTTGATACCACAGACCGAAAACTTCTTTCTTTACTTCAAGCGGATAGTAAACAAACCAATAAAGCGTTATCACTTCAGTTAGATTTATCTGTAACTGCTGTTTATGAGCGCATTAGAAAACTTGAAAAGAGCGGCATTGTAAAGCAGTATGTTGCTTTGGTAGATAAAAGTAAAGTGCAAAAGGATTTTGTTGCTTTTTGCCATGTGAAATTGGTGCAACATTCACAAGAGTATGTGGTGATGTTTGAGCGTGAAGTGAATCAACTTAACGAGGTTTTAGAATGCTATCATCTTAGTGGTGATTATGATTATCTGCTCAAAGTTTTAGTAAAAGACATGAAAGCGTTTAGGGAGTTTATGGTTGAGAAATTAACAAAGATCAACCACATTGGGAGTACCCATAGTATGTTTATGATTAATGAAGTGAAGCATACCACAGCGATTTCACTTTAA
- a CDS encoding LuxR C-terminal-related transcriptional regulator produces the protein MKYTEIKDLYKYIFKSYDKPFLKEHIEKFMELDEYLPYSSTFFCVTNTQDLTFEYISKNFTTCLGLDVNDLKTMGMRYLWSRIHPEDIDAWLNALNRLMEFTLGEIPEEKRKDANYTWNFRLKNSDDVYVNIIQNTTPLVFDTDGKPIIGLAHYTVLDPHIKMEITASAKMLNANNEYETLFFDNFSQKLLNDGISNRERDIIRLLVLNQSSKEISKKLSISPHTVNTHRRNILKKLNISSTGELIGMLKMNQFLL, from the coding sequence ATGAAATACACTGAAATAAAGGATTTGTATAAGTATATTTTTAAATCCTATGACAAGCCATTTCTAAAAGAGCACATTGAAAAGTTTATGGAGCTCGACGAATATTTGCCTTATAGCTCTACGTTTTTTTGTGTCACTAATACACAAGATTTAACCTTTGAATATATTAGTAAAAATTTTACAACCTGCTTAGGTCTTGATGTTAATGATTTAAAGACCATGGGTATGCGTTACTTATGGAGTAGAATTCACCCAGAAGATATAGATGCTTGGTTAAATGCGCTAAACCGCTTAATGGAGTTTACACTTGGTGAGATTCCTGAAGAAAAGCGAAAGGACGCCAATTACACTTGGAATTTTAGACTAAAAAACAGTGATGATGTTTATGTTAATATCATTCAGAATACCACACCATTAGTCTTTGATACTGATGGTAAACCTATCATTGGATTAGCCCATTACACGGTTTTAGATCCTCATATAAAAATGGAAATAACCGCATCAGCTAAAATGCTAAATGCTAATAATGAATATGAAACCTTATTTTTTGATAACTTTTCGCAGAAATTATTGAATGACGGCATTAGTAATAGAGAGCGCGATATTATTAGGTTACTCGTGTTAAATCAATCCAGTAAAGAAATCTCTAAAAAGCTGAGTATTAGTCCACATACGGTAAATACTCACCGAAGAAATATATTGAAGAAACTTAATATTTCATCGACTGGCGAACTCATTGGTATGTTAAAGATGAATCAATTTCTGTTATAA
- a CDS encoding S41 family peptidase has translation MSKKILLTFCITLLLASCASVKKHNIQVTTLHPVEDLHEDIDKVYEQLQRHHPHLYQFTSKEVLDYKFDSLKKAIDEPMDSRTLYKQLAAVTKYVGQGHLSLSPPSIKFTKKERQALNKSKFDINNLNFESVDDKLIIVNARGNDSIYDNAEVLKIEDEKAKDLIDRYKKIIASDGYNTTFYNRYTGTRFMSLYVKDKGRFDSLTFTLRNLDSTFVKMYKRVLVKDTTALKKDMITSDSLTPKPKLTKAERKAKKTENKARKKYNQIYGYDRVKDEYARNLDFIGKDSTVALLKIRGFTYGNYKAFYDETFKTIDSLKTETLIIDLRNNFGGGLDQITYLYSYLTDDNFKMINPSEVNSRTPFLKSMISNSPNVIKGVFVLAAPVIATLEVLRTEKKEGVLYYKLRSSKEQEPKPLNFKGKIYVLINGNSFSASAVLSAKLHGKKRATFVGEETGGAYNGTVAGMYKFYNLPHTKVRARIPLVYMGPNNQTPIDGYGVKPDVEILPSYKDRLQSVDPELEWILEDIEEKHK, from the coding sequence ATGAGCAAGAAAATTTTACTTACATTCTGTATTACCTTATTATTAGCATCATGTGCTAGTGTAAAAAAACACAATATACAAGTTACAACATTACATCCAGTAGAAGATTTACACGAAGACATAGACAAGGTTTATGAGCAACTGCAACGTCACCATCCGCATTTGTACCAGTTTACATCTAAGGAGGTTTTAGATTATAAATTTGATAGCTTAAAAAAAGCCATTGATGAACCAATGGATAGTAGGACACTTTACAAACAATTAGCAGCTGTAACTAAATATGTTGGTCAAGGCCATTTGTCATTATCTCCACCAAGTATTAAGTTTACTAAAAAAGAACGTCAAGCATTAAATAAATCTAAATTTGATATTAATAATTTAAATTTTGAATCCGTAGATGATAAACTCATTATTGTTAACGCTAGAGGTAATGACTCTATTTATGATAATGCCGAAGTTTTAAAAATTGAAGACGAAAAGGCTAAGGATTTAATTGATCGTTATAAAAAAATTATAGCTTCTGACGGTTACAATACCACCTTCTATAATAGATACACTGGGACGCGTTTTATGTCGTTATATGTAAAAGATAAAGGTCGTTTTGATAGCCTTACGTTTACCTTAAGAAATTTGGATTCTACATTCGTGAAAATGTATAAACGTGTTTTAGTAAAGGATACTACTGCACTTAAGAAAGATATGATTACATCAGATTCTTTAACGCCAAAACCGAAGCTTACTAAAGCTGAACGTAAAGCAAAAAAAACAGAAAATAAAGCTCGAAAAAAATATAATCAAATATACGGATATGACCGTGTTAAAGATGAATATGCGCGTAATTTAGACTTTATAGGTAAGGATAGTACAGTCGCCTTATTGAAAATTAGAGGATTTACATATGGCAACTATAAAGCTTTTTACGATGAGACTTTTAAAACCATAGATTCACTAAAAACGGAAACCTTAATTATTGATTTACGAAACAATTTTGGTGGAGGTTTAGATCAAATCACTTATTTATATTCATACCTCACCGATGACAATTTTAAGATGATTAATCCAAGTGAAGTGAATTCAAGAACTCCATTTCTAAAAAGTATGATTAGTAATTCACCTAACGTGATTAAAGGTGTTTTTGTTTTAGCGGCACCTGTAATTGCGACTTTAGAAGTTCTTAGAACAGAAAAAAAAGAGGGTGTTCTATATTACAAGCTTAGATCTTCTAAAGAGCAAGAGCCCAAACCTTTAAATTTTAAAGGTAAAATCTATGTCTTAATTAATGGGAATTCGTTTTCTGCATCCGCTGTCTTGTCAGCTAAATTGCATGGCAAAAAACGCGCTACTTTTGTAGGTGAAGAAACAGGGGGAGCTTACAACGGCACAGTTGCTGGTATGTATAAATTTTATAATTTACCACATACTAAAGTACGAGCTAGAATACCTCTAGTATATATGGGGCCTAATAATCAAACTCCGATTGACGGTTATGGTGTAAAACCAGATGTAGAAATTTTGCCAAGTTATAAGGATCGCTTGCAATCCGTTGATCCAGAATTAGAATGGATTTTGGAAGATATAGAAGAAAAGCATAAATAG
- the lpdA gene encoding dihydrolipoyl dehydrogenase: MKSYDVAIIGSGPGGYVAAIRCAQLGMKTAIIEKYSTLGGTCLNVGCIPSKALLSSSHHYEEATKHFEDHGIEIPGEIKVNLEKMIGRKQAVVDQTTGGIDFLMKKNNIDVFEGLGSFIDATHIKIEGKDAQEIEAKKIIIATGSKPSTLPFITLDKERVITSTEALKLKEIPKHLIIIGGGVIGLELGQVYRRLGAEVTVIEYMDRILPTMDAGLSKELNKVFKKAKCKMMLSHKVQSVERNGDEVIVKAENKKGEVVEFKGDYCLVSVGRKPYTAGLNAEAAGVKLNDRGQVEVNEHLQTSASNIYAIGDVIKGAMLAHKAEEEGVFVAETMAGQKPHIDYNLIPGVVYTWPEVAAVGKTEDQLKADNVEYKVGQFPFRALGRARASGDIDGFVKILADKTTDEVLGVHMIGARCADLIAEAVTAMEFRASAEDISRMSHAHPTFAEAVKEAALAATDDRALHV; encoded by the coding sequence ATGAAATCATACGATGTAGCCATAATTGGTTCTGGACCTGGAGGTTATGTAGCAGCCATTCGTTGCGCACAATTAGGCATGAAAACAGCGATTATTGAAAAATATTCAACACTTGGTGGTACGTGCTTAAACGTAGGTTGTATTCCAAGTAAAGCCTTATTAAGTTCTTCACATCATTACGAAGAAGCTACTAAACATTTTGAAGATCATGGTATCGAAATTCCTGGCGAGATCAAAGTGAATCTCGAAAAGATGATTGGTCGTAAGCAAGCCGTTGTAGACCAAACGACTGGAGGTATTGATTTCTTAATGAAGAAAAATAACATCGATGTTTTTGAAGGCTTAGGATCTTTTATAGATGCGACACATATTAAGATAGAAGGGAAGGATGCGCAAGAGATTGAAGCAAAAAAGATCATTATTGCAACTGGATCTAAACCTTCAACATTACCTTTTATTACTTTAGATAAAGAACGCGTCATAACATCAACGGAAGCTTTAAAATTAAAAGAAATTCCAAAACATCTCATTATCATTGGTGGTGGAGTTATTGGTTTAGAGCTAGGACAAGTGTATCGTCGTTTAGGTGCTGAGGTGACTGTTATTGAATATATGGACCGAATTTTACCAACGATGGATGCTGGTTTGTCTAAAGAATTAAATAAAGTCTTTAAGAAAGCCAAATGCAAAATGATGTTGTCTCATAAAGTGCAGTCTGTAGAGCGCAATGGAGATGAGGTTATTGTAAAAGCTGAAAACAAAAAAGGTGAGGTTGTAGAATTTAAAGGCGATTACTGTTTAGTGTCTGTTGGTCGTAAACCATATACCGCTGGCTTAAATGCTGAAGCTGCAGGTGTAAAATTAAATGATAGAGGTCAAGTTGAAGTAAACGAACATTTACAAACATCTGCATCAAATATTTATGCGATTGGTGATGTTATTAAAGGAGCGATGTTAGCACACAAAGCGGAAGAAGAAGGTGTTTTTGTAGCTGAAACGATGGCAGGACAAAAACCACATATCGATTATAATTTAATTCCAGGAGTGGTTTATACATGGCCAGAAGTGGCTGCTGTTGGTAAAACAGAAGACCAATTAAAAGCAGATAATGTAGAGTATAAAGTGGGGCAGTTTCCATTTAGAGCTTTAGGTCGTGCAAGAGCCAGTGGAGATATCGATGGCTTTGTAAAAATCTTAGCCGATAAAACCACAGATGAAGTTTTAGGAGTTCATATGATTGGTGCACGTTGTGCCGATTTAATTGCAGAAGCTGTAACCGCTATGGAATTTAGAGCATCCGCAGAAGATATTTCACGCATGTCTCATGCACACCCAACATTTGCAGAAGCTGTAAAAGAAGCCGCTTTAGCAGCAACAGACGATAGAGCATTACACGTTTAG
- the fabV gene encoding enoyl-ACP reductase FabV — translation MIIEPRTRGFICLTSHPTGCEKNVLDQIDYIKSNLTTNGPKKVLVIGASTGFGLASRITSAYGSNASTIGVFFEKPPTEGRPASPGWYNSAAFETQAHKDGLYAKSINGDAFSNEIKAQTLKLIQDDLGKIDMLIYSLASPVRTHPDTGERFKSVLKPIGETFTNNTVDFHTGVVKEISIEPCSGDDIDNTIAVMGGEDWQMWIDLLKSADVLSEDFKTVAYSYIGPSLTEAVYRKGTIGRAKDHLEATAFKITDSLKDINGKGYVSVNKALVTQASSAIPVIPLYISLLYKVMKEEGIHEGCIEQIERLFNERLYAEDLQLDAQGRIRVDDWEMRDDIQAKVLELWKEATTETLPEIGDLEGYKTDFFNLFGFDVEGVDYDKDVDEMVAIPGLQA, via the coding sequence ATGATAATAGAACCAAGAACTAGAGGGTTTATATGTTTAACATCGCACCCAACGGGATGTGAAAAAAATGTATTAGATCAGATAGACTATATAAAATCAAACCTAACAACTAATGGGCCTAAAAAGGTCTTAGTTATTGGAGCATCAACAGGCTTTGGCTTAGCATCAAGAATTACAAGTGCTTACGGCTCTAACGCTTCAACCATTGGAGTGTTTTTTGAAAAGCCACCTACTGAAGGGCGTCCAGCGTCACCAGGTTGGTATAACAGTGCTGCTTTTGAAACGCAAGCACATAAAGATGGCTTGTATGCTAAGAGTATTAATGGTGATGCATTTTCAAATGAAATTAAAGCACAAACTTTAAAATTGATTCAAGACGACTTAGGGAAGATTGATATGTTGATTTACAGTTTGGCGTCACCAGTAAGAACGCATCCAGATACCGGAGAGCGTTTTAAATCTGTTTTGAAACCTATTGGAGAAACATTTACTAATAATACGGTTGATTTTCATACAGGAGTCGTGAAAGAAATATCCATAGAACCATGTTCAGGTGATGATATTGACAATACGATTGCCGTAATGGGAGGTGAAGATTGGCAAATGTGGATTGACCTTTTAAAATCGGCTGATGTATTATCTGAAGATTTTAAAACGGTTGCTTACTCTTATATTGGCCCTTCATTAACCGAAGCTGTTTATAGAAAAGGAACGATTGGTCGTGCCAAAGATCATTTAGAAGCAACCGCTTTTAAAATTACGGATTCATTAAAAGACATTAACGGAAAAGGTTATGTGTCTGTAAATAAGGCTTTAGTAACGCAGGCGAGTTCTGCAATTCCGGTCATTCCATTATACATTTCATTGTTGTATAAGGTGATGAAAGAAGAAGGCATTCACGAGGGTTGTATAGAGCAAATAGAACGTTTATTTAACGAACGTTTATATGCTGAAGATTTACAATTAGATGCGCAAGGTAGAATCCGTGTGGACGATTGGGAAATGCGCGATGATATTCAAGCAAAAGTATTAGAGCTCTGGAAAGAAGCGACTACTGAAACCTTACCGGAAATTGGTGATTTAGAGGGTTATAAAACGGATTTCTTTAATCTCTTTGGTTTCGATGTTGAAGGTGTCGATTATGATAAAGATGTGGATGAAATGGTTGCGATTCCTGGATTGCAAGCTTAA
- a CDS encoding DUF922 domain-containing protein: MKKKFFYFLFVIFITCSPKLKSKIDKNYPPLSEDELVVVLDIHDGQAIIGDLIGVVQAKDGGLAVNCTYYENILNLKNMARAAGANLIKITQYKTPDNWSTCHRLRATIYKVANPKIYETEIEWSANRKLTWDDFKGEPDVINNPNTLALTRSGFGYESGINLFKEGQIFVQSVFSTHESWVVSNGRNDYVLRHEQIHFDITEIYTRKLRKELIDAKVTSENLVRAKAIFDKVFNELNERQNRYDNETKYGDKKETQEHWEAIVEIELAKYDLYKK; encoded by the coding sequence ATGAAAAAGAAATTCTTCTACTTTTTATTTGTGATTTTTATTACTTGTTCACCTAAGTTAAAGAGTAAAATAGATAAAAATTATCCTCCACTTTCTGAGGATGAATTAGTGGTTGTTTTAGATATACACGATGGTCAAGCAATTATTGGAGACCTTATTGGGGTTGTACAAGCTAAAGACGGAGGTTTAGCAGTGAATTGCACCTATTATGAGAATATTCTTAACCTTAAGAACATGGCAAGAGCAGCTGGTGCCAATCTTATAAAAATAACGCAATATAAAACTCCTGATAATTGGAGCACATGTCATCGTTTACGCGCAACCATTTATAAGGTTGCAAATCCGAAGATTTATGAAACTGAAATCGAATGGAGTGCAAATAGAAAATTAACTTGGGATGATTTTAAAGGTGAGCCAGATGTCATTAATAATCCCAACACTTTAGCATTAACGCGTTCTGGTTTTGGTTACGAATCTGGTATTAATTTATTTAAGGAAGGTCAAATTTTTGTTCAAAGCGTATTTAGTACCCATGAGAGTTGGGTGGTTTCTAATGGACGAAATGACTATGTTTTGAGACATGAGCAAATTCACTTTGATATTACCGAAATTTATACTCGGAAATTAAGAAAAGAGTTAATAGATGCTAAGGTAACTAGTGAGAATCTTGTGCGAGCTAAGGCCATATTTGATAAGGTTTTTAACGAATTGAATGAACGTCAAAATAGATATGACAATGAAACCAAATATGGTGATAAAAAAGAAACTCAAGAACATTGGGAAGCCATTGTAGAAATTGAACTTGCAAAATATGATTTATATAAAAAATAA
- a CDS encoding LytR/AlgR family response regulator transcription factor, which yields MMPKSITSIIVDDEIIAREIIASHLSKIENIEVIAQCKNAIEAFNFISNNKVDLIFLDINMPEISGIAFAKAINKDIKIIFTTAYRDYAVEGFDLQAVDYLLKPIAFDRILQAVNRFFEVASASIDNALTITESNDFIFVRSDRRMIKVDFVAIFYVESYSDYIKIHLQDETIITRETITAIEAKLPKTQFLRIHRSYIICIAKIQSFTNEHLTVNRKALSISRSYKKEVLKRLENF from the coding sequence ATGATGCCTAAATCTATTACGTCCATAATTGTTGATGACGAAATTATAGCAAGAGAGATTATCGCTTCTCATTTGTCTAAAATTGAAAACATAGAAGTTATTGCACAATGCAAAAATGCTATTGAAGCTTTTAATTTTATCAGTAATAATAAGGTAGACTTAATATTTTTAGATATTAATATGCCTGAGATTTCAGGAATAGCTTTCGCAAAAGCTATAAACAAAGACATTAAAATCATTTTCACCACAGCCTATAGAGATTACGCTGTAGAAGGTTTTGATTTACAAGCTGTAGATTATCTTTTAAAACCAATTGCTTTTGACCGTATATTACAAGCCGTAAATCGTTTTTTTGAAGTCGCGTCCGCATCAATTGATAATGCTTTAACCATTACAGAATCTAACGACTTTATATTTGTTCGCTCAGATAGACGTATGATAAAGGTAGACTTTGTTGCTATCTTTTATGTTGAAAGTTATAGTGATTATATAAAAATCCATCTTCAAGATGAAACGATAATTACTAGAGAAACCATAACTGCTATAGAAGCTAAATTACCTAAAACTCAATTTTTAAGAATTCATAGATCTTATATTATTTGTATTGCTAAAATTCAATCATTTACAAATGAACATCTTACAGTTAATCGGAAAGCGCTTTCCATTAGTCGAAGTTATAAGAAAGAAGTTTTGAAACGTCTAGAAAATTTTTAA
- a CDS encoding sensor histidine kinase translates to MPQKEFILEKIGQGLLHVLFWCAVLLFYTYFFGVGSNSFNDTLIFSLFLMPITIATTYVSIYKLIPDYLITKRYWLFVLYSLYTLIISAYLVMVSIFFSLIYISNFDYNEMNPLTRNILFVMTGIYLVTFIVSAFKLMKLNIEASKKTKNLETKILETQLKLKEQELKYLKMQIHPHFLFNTLNTMYGFALKKADETPEMILKLSNLLDYLLYQVDKPLVSLNDEINHIEDYISLEQMRFNDTLNVQFSKNIHSETIEIAPMLLIPFVENSFKHGKIKNGSLNIAISIEANADDITFIIKNSYTKASSSGDGIGLENIKKRLELLYPNQHQLNINLHENDFVVSLTVNPKLKRDDA, encoded by the coding sequence ATGCCTCAAAAGGAATTCATTTTAGAAAAAATTGGTCAAGGATTACTCCATGTTCTGTTTTGGTGTGCTGTGCTCCTATTTTACACCTATTTTTTTGGTGTTGGCAGCAATAGTTTTAACGATACGCTTATATTCTCATTGTTTTTAATGCCTATTACTATAGCCACAACTTATGTTTCTATTTATAAATTAATACCAGATTACCTCATTACAAAACGGTATTGGCTATTTGTTCTTTATAGTCTGTACACCCTGATTATTTCGGCCTATTTGGTAATGGTTTCTATCTTTTTTAGTCTGATTTATATTTCTAATTTCGACTACAATGAGATGAATCCATTGACTAGAAATATTCTATTCGTAATGACAGGTATCTATCTTGTAACCTTTATCGTAAGCGCTTTTAAGCTTATGAAGCTAAACATAGAAGCATCTAAAAAAACCAAAAACCTTGAAACTAAAATTCTTGAAACACAACTCAAATTAAAAGAACAAGAACTCAAGTATTTAAAAATGCAAATCCATCCGCATTTTTTATTTAACACACTTAATACCATGTATGGCTTTGCTTTAAAAAAAGCAGATGAAACACCAGAAATGATATTAAAACTATCTAATTTATTAGACTACCTTTTATATCAAGTAGATAAACCTTTGGTAAGTTTAAATGATGAAATAAATCATATTGAAGATTATATTAGTCTAGAGCAAATGCGATTTAATGATACTTTGAATGTGCAATTCTCAAAGAATATACATTCAGAAACTATTGAAATTGCTCCAATGCTGTTAATTCCCTTTGTTGAAAACAGCTTTAAACATGGCAAAATTAAGAATGGCAGTTTAAATATTGCTATTAGTATAGAAGCGAATGCTGATGACATAACATTCATCATTAAAAACAGTTACACTAAAGCATCAAGCTCTGGCGATGGTATTGGTTTAGAGAATATAAAAAAACGTTTAGAATTATTATACCCAAATCAGCACCAACTAAATATTAATCTACATGAAAATGATTTTGTTGTGTCATTAACAGTAAACCCAAAATTAAAACGAGATGATGCCTAA
- a CDS encoding MotA/TolQ/ExbB proton channel family protein, translating into MNDLLVSNYLILSNPFVDRFNEGGPFFMSLILICLLLSIFLLIKGFANLKKHKEQSEKMLKLTVDSSLLGLVLGFLGSVIGLITAFDSVEAMGNPDPAIFAGGLKVSLLTATFGLFSFVIARIGILILRSNLKDKVND; encoded by the coding sequence ATGAACGACCTATTAGTTTCAAATTATTTAATATTATCGAATCCATTTGTAGATCGATTTAACGAAGGAGGCCCTTTCTTTATGTCTCTAATTTTAATCTGTCTTTTATTGTCTATTTTTCTTTTAATAAAAGGTTTTGCCAATCTAAAAAAGCACAAAGAACAATCCGAAAAAATGCTGAAACTAACTGTAGACTCTAGTTTGTTAGGTTTGGTCTTAGGTTTTTTAGGTTCCGTTATTGGTTTAATAACCGCTTTTGATTCTGTTGAGGCTATGGGAAATCCTGATCCAGCAATTTTTGCAGGAGGATTAAAAGTATCTTTATTAACTGCAACATTTGGTTTGTTTTCATTCGTTATTGCTAGAATTGGTATTTTAATATTACGATCGAATTTAAAAGACAAAGTGAACGACTAA
- a CDS encoding DUF2721 domain-containing protein: MEELTLTTPALLFSAISLIMLAYTNRFLAYAAIIRDLSEKYLKHQDASILRQIKNLKLRVKLTRYMQIAGISSLLFCVLTMFLIYINYHIVAVWSFGLGLLLLILSLLFLIWEIQISAKALQHHLGDIEDHLKK; encoded by the coding sequence ATGGAAGAATTAACGCTAACAACACCAGCACTTTTATTCTCAGCAATTTCGTTAATAATGCTTGCTTACACTAACCGGTTTTTAGCTTATGCTGCTATAATTCGAGATCTTAGTGAAAAGTACCTAAAACATCAAGACGCTTCTATTCTTAGACAAATTAAAAATTTAAAATTAAGAGTAAAATTAACGCGATATATGCAAATCGCAGGTATTAGTAGTTTGTTGTTTTGTGTTTTAACTATGTTTTTAATTTACATAAATTACCATATTGTTGCAGTTTGGTCTTTTGGTTTAGGTCTATTACTCCTCATTTTATCACTATTGTTTTTAATATGGGAAATCCAAATTTCAGCTAAAGCCTTACAACATCATTTAGGTGACATTGAAGATCATTTAAAAAAGTAG